DNA sequence from the Manduca sexta isolate Smith_Timp_Sample1 chromosome 25, JHU_Msex_v1.0, whole genome shotgun sequence genome:
GGCACTATAACTAAACAATTAAACGCTACAGGTCCACAGCAGAGGAATATACCCGGTTTCTTCTTGTACCATCCAAAGAAAACGTAATGCCCCCCACCGTCTCTTTACCACTTCCTTTTAAAAAACCTGTCCATCCGTGAGCGCTTCGCATTGGTCCGGGTTCTTCGGCTCAGCCGATGGTGGCCGATTTGTCGCGGAGTTCGAGGTTGGTTGCGCCCTCTAGCGATGGTTCATGATAGATGGACACGAACTCAGTAACGGTATTCCGATGCAGCACACATTAAGTTGAAATCGTTGGGGATGACGATACAGGTTTAGTAGATCCTGAGATAAGCGTtttcaaataaactaaatcttcagttttatatagtatagaaatatagataacaatgtaatgtaaatacGTAATATCATCATCAACATTATCATCCGTCACATAAAGTCCACTATTGAACCTATGTTATTATCCAAATTCAAATGTTTAGGTACTTAGTACATCTTTAATCCCTTTACATTGATTAGGCTTTACTaagttgaaattattttaccaaAGCTAATTTTGTTCATGAATCATAGTTAATATGAGTAATACAGAAAAGTATGATTATcttttgtttcataattaaGTATGTACTTATCGAAGATAAAGGCGTTTCTTATTGTccttataaaactttaatttatgTCATTGATATTGATTAGATTTGCACGCAGTTCCGCTCGTGTTGTTTCAAGGGATAGTCTGTTcgtatgataaaatataatttagagcaGTCAAACATAATGTagctttttatttaagaattgacaacatttcaaaaatgtaaacgtgcctaaatcaaaaataccgtttcttaatttttctactctgagttcgattatgaatttttaatatttttttatacttcatttcgaataaaaaaatttaaaaccgaaaaatgcttgatgacgtcccACATATGGTTGAATGaatagttccttggtccactttactatttattttaaaaaactaagacaccgtcatttgtctatgtcaaatgtcaatattacaatagatcaTGGAGTTAATATGTACCTGGAGAGCTTACTACGTTTGACATTAATactgaaaagatattttatgctTATGTCGTAAAGTTCATTTTGCATTAGCAATAGATGTAAGGCAAAAACGGTCTCGAAAGAGAATCACTTTTTGGTAGCCGTGTCCCTCTCGCACATGTTGCCAACGTTCATTGccttctaaattaataatattaatggcagtattagtacataaataaaaaatctatataaggctacagtaataaaaataaaataaaataatattgtctgcTTAAATCCTTAgatcctatattttattatgttacaaatttaataaatggaatTATTATAGCAGTCGTATAGTAGAAGTTATTGTAGTTTACGTTTCGGCAACACCGTGTACtgaaaaaatgaatgaattctattgaacaaaatggtgtttgtttacatttgtggtTTGACGATAAAGAAGGATTGAATAACTTTTAAGctagcttttttttaaatggtagaAGTTACTGCGTAATTATGGTGAATACTTGTGTTGTAAGAGGATGTAAGCAAGAATCCTATCCAGGTTGTGGAATATCCTTTCATAGgtaagttttattgataaattgtgAATAGtataaccatattttttatatagtgggATAAGATTATCCTATTATCTTTGCTTATATAATGTTTGATATGAGAAGTAaagggtaaaaaaattaaaattttgcaatgtcTTTATAAGAATCGTCACgtgatgtatttattacactaaaatatgTCAGCTCAATgatttttgtacttaattttCTTAACAGCAAACTGTCACTTCACCTTATCGGCCCATTCATGctatagacaaatatatagCATTGCTATGCCATCTAAAGATGCGAATGCAGTAAacaccatatttattaataaattaacatttgctGTCTGGATTAATTTCTCACAAAGTGTGTCTTAACACGTAAACCATGCATCAttactagttataatattatagtctaaATTGCGCGTTCTTTTTTCAGGATTCCAGTTAATAAAGAGTGGAGGGCCTTGTGGGTTGATGCCATGAACCTTGACACTAATGTGACAAAAACTGCATGTGTTTGTAGCTTACATTTTACTGATGATGCGTATTTAACAGTAGCTAAGAATAAGTTAAAGCCACAAGCAGTTCCTTCAGTATTGCCTAAGGTAGTATTTTGTgttaacatacatatattataaaccaaaactttcatatattataaatctaatatgTTGCGAATGCACAAGTTACTATTCTGTACATCATACAATTTAGCTCAAGGGATGTCTCATGTTtctatgcattttatattatgaatcttAAGTTAATCTTAGTCAAATTCATATAACCGAatgcttataattttgttatatccaTTTGTCAAAccttataatatcataatttgtacAACCTTCTCAAGAAAAtagtacgtaatatttttccatatctaaAGTTAGTGTTATGTTACAGATAGTTCCACAAAGCAACAAAATTACAGTTCTGCGTATTCAAAAGTTGAAAGGAGTATCTTTTTTACATACTTCATCTTCTAGTCATATCACAGTAGTAGGAACTTCTTATGAACGAAGAGGACCTTCTAGTAAACGGGATGATGTAGAAATTTCTGGTGAACCGcccagtaaaaaaaacaaaaaagaagaatcaagcaataaatattatatattggttacccattgtgttttatttcctaaaatattGGTTACAGCTTTAGAAatcttttatagataaaaagcTTCCGTATTTTCTACTGCTACTTGTCTTGTTTCACCGGTCCTGTGGACGACCCGTCGTGTATGTTGCGCTGCCGCAAAATTGAGCGCTACTCTGTAACTCTTTGCACTAAgttaatactattaatatacaCGTTATACCTGGGCCTCTACCTACGGAAATACTCAAAAGCAAAttttatcgcatttataattaaaacggtaAGTCTAatctatataacaataaataattttgtcctatattttaatgtttcattgTCACCATATTAGACAAGGACACAGCTACCAAAAAGTATTCTCTTTCGAGACCGTTTTTCTGGCATCAGTCAGCTCTCCAggtgtacgtagtacatattaactccatgcaatagatacgtcacaactgtcactttccaagagagagagagaaagaaataaaaaaagactgtcacttcacttcttttttactgcaaagcaaggGCCACTGAgtcttgagccgtatatgtgacgtcatttagtgtttacgtcgttttagaataaaacaaaattcaaagtgaaaatcatgaatgtaAACATCAgagttttgaaaaaagaaaaaattatgggtctcataattttagatctagtttcataaaatataaacatttcggtaggtatgttgaaaaaataaaatgttgtctaTTTTGAAAATTGCCTCAAATGCTTAGCAGAATTACTTCCTTTATACTTGCCTACAAACATACAACCAGCCTCGACGCAACATTAGTATTTATAGACAGGgagctatttattttatataatacttacctttaaaaatgattcatttatattatatctgtcgctaataattttattgttacgtgCAATAAGGAGTGAGTTTATTATTctgttacaaaattttacaaaaaaaatcatacacaccacgcatttatccccgaaggggtatggaGAAGCGCACCCAGGGCAACTAAATTTCGCCaatgtgtttcgtcccatgatgtgatagggggcgagcctatagccatattgggttcaaattccagactccgggctgataccgagcagaaaaaccaaaatatcactttgctcgacccaaaattcgaacccaggaccttagagcgctgcttTACAatttacgccaccgaggcagtaaataTTTCAACATTCAATCGATAGAACGCATACCTGCCTTATTACTGCGTAGTCAAGTCATGGAAAGCAGATAATAGGATCGATCCCTCAGATAGAGATCTATGACTGTCCCTATAACCagcaaataaaaacttaaaccCGACTACGGAAAAGAGTGATCTAAAaaaccagaaataaaaaaaatatttcttttaaaattatagcttaaaatattttggatgaTGTTCAGGGTACAATTGCTCGTAGTGGTATGCTTCTGTGCTCAAaagttacatacatattatataattaaggaCATTATTACAAGGAGAGTCAAGGGTTAGCGACATTTGCCCTCACAGATATCACAGGGGTCACGTGTCAAAATTTTTCtcttaattgcatttttttctatgattataatttaaagaaataatagagatttataaattagaattctgaaagtcaaattataattaggtttaaagaaataataggTAATTACCTATTcctatatacataattataatttgactcTCATGAAGGtcacattttgtaatttttataaataaattataattattgttataatacataGAGGAAATAACACGTATATaagtaagatattaaaaaataaaaatacatacatcatAACATAGATAACGAATGTTCGATAAGAGACATCTAGCGGAATAAATGATAAGTTTGCAACTTCATAGCCAGGTTGCTTAGTATTACGGAGCGTTATGAGGTTTTGTATTATGTTTGCTTTGGTATAGATGGCGTTGTTTCAAATACAACCTTTACGCATTTTCCTCATTAGATGTCATTGTGTGTATGCGACAGAAGCATAGAGCAATGCTCTAACTAAGCACAAAAgagatgattataattatttataacattcgtTCAAATATGACTAGAAACTTGAAAATTTGGTATATTGTgctattaaacaaataaaaactaagttTTGAaggaattcatatttttataaggtaATAATATTGAGTCCTAGATTGATAAGGTAGAGTTTTGATATcacataaaaaagtatttccCTGCTTACTATTTAAATCTTCGTTAAGACAATGCCGAGATATGTTAAGTAGTCCGTAGGCGTTAAAAcgcaattatataataatattaattaagaattataattataataacttttttttcattgagTTTTTTTGTGATGCATATCACAGCATTATTTTAACGAGTAACTcgattattatcatttttttacgtttatctCTTCATAGGCAGTTTTgacataatttatcaaaaacttaTTGGCATGTATAAGTTTTTCTGAGAGTAATAAAGTATGTttacatcttaaaaattacgttTCGTGGGCGAAAGAAAGAAgctaaaattattcatataataattaaaactaataaactaGTGTGGGTGTCGCAATACGAAGTTAACTTCAATCAAGTTAAGTCGTTGAGCCGAGATATAAATGGACTAAACCAATAGTTAATATGAATGCCGCCAAAGTTTGCTGTCCGGCCCGTCGAGTGAGCACTCTATGGTTTGCGGTCGCTAATCAAATTAAGCTGTGGATACTACGGATAACTAAATATAGAATAGACTTGTATTTTATAGGTAGTACGtggtacttattataattaaaatgtcatgTTATTCTAgatttgaaaatgatttaaattatttatttagcgtTGTTTTTCAATTCCATAATATTTTTGGGCATTCAAAAATTCTTCAGCGTATCTCAAGTTCTACTAAATTCATTATCAGGATTTTAAGCTAATAGGTGCGTGCTGATTAAGTAAATGGATGtgaatatcattttaaaatttcactCAATGCAGTTAATAATacccataaacaatacaaaatacgtaaaaaaaatttCGAAACACAGTAAGTTAATATACGTTTTGCTAGTTTTGTTATCAGTGCAAccagtaacaaaaaataatggttATACCGcagtatatttacaaatatttcaccaaacGTTTCCAGAAGCCATTTCCCCTCAAAGCTACCACTTGGGATATTCGGGCGATTTCATAGCGGGCAGGATATCAACGAGTGTGCAAACAAAAGAGGAACCTCCGAGTTTGACCACTGACCGCTTTGATTGCGGGTGTGCGCAAAAATCACTGcccatttaattaatatgttcaTTAAATAGATTACCTGGGGTATAAAAATCAATGGAATTACAAGCAAGCGGTTATATCTTTACGGATGTATCTTTACTACATTTggttattacttaaattagcATTTCTGgaagaattatataattttttaagaaattaggTCAGAGGAGAGGGTGGGAGGCCGGTAGTGATTTAAATTATGCTATTGGCATTTTTCGAAGTCGTAATTAACACGATCTATTAAAAAGCCGTGTAGCGTTTAAAATTAGATCCGATAAGTGTgaagatttctttattttatccCTTAAATGTATGTACCctgttgttaatataaaaacaaatataacgtATTAAAGTATAACACAAAAGTGTAATAATCCTTAATAACACATATCTAATAtctatatgttaatataaataacatttctcaAGACATTTTCTTGAATTACGTTACTGAGATAGTACGGTGCGCAGTAAGTAACATCTGCGGACAATAACCTATCAGGGAAAGAAGTTTTAGAATTGAGTAGTTTAAAAGATTATTCTCCTACCCACAAACATCACCTCTTCATATTACTGTAGAATAGTTTAGTACTTACAAAACCTTCACACTACAAATTTCATTccgtaaacattttatttaacagcgTTATCTGAACGAGAAAGGGTATAagactaaattaattattccgCCCACTGAAATCGGGCCTCGCAATATCGGAGCTCAATAAGACGGGCCTTAAATTTTCTAAACCCAGCTAAAATGAAATCGCCTCTCCAAGAAAAAGGGGTTTGTTTTAATGCCCATCACAAAATAAATGCCCGGAGACAATAATGTGGGATTCGTTGCTAGATATAAattccgaataaaaatatacgaagaGCGCGGTGAGTTCAAGTTAGGGTTGGGACGGCTTTATGTTCGATGCTATGCTGTTatgatgatatataataaataataatatcagccctgtattatatacttgcccactgctgagcacaggcctcctctactactgagagggattgggccttagtccaccacgctggcctagtgcggattggtagacttcacacactttcgaaattcctatagagaacttctcagatgtgtaggtttcctctcgatgttttccctcaccgttaaagcgaacgataaattcacaaagaatacacacatgatttttagaaaagtcgtaggtgtgtgcccttgggatttgaacctgcggacattcgtcttggcagtccgttctatacccaactaggctatcgctgctatgatatatattttgccGTATTTGTGTATGATTTTTGTAGGACCGATAAGAtagttatgttgttttttttttttaatttgatgtatgtactacattataaaatatctatttaaccCTCcttttaggtattataaaagctaaataaaaattagataatttatagttataatataaattcagaGATCGTAGCACTAACAATCAAGTTGCTCGTCTCGACATTAATTGTAagcccaaaaatattttttatcgataattgAAAACTTCATGTATACATCACTATCATTACGGGCCGTCGCAAAAGAGTTGCGAGCTGTATAAACTAAGGCCGGATGAACAAATAAATGAACCGATCGATAGATACCCGCCTAGTATTACATTGCCTCCATTACTACtcataaaacagttttaatgtTCAAATCTTCGGTACTGTTTGccataaattgttattgttttatacaattaGTTTGCTAGTATTATTAAATAGGCTTTCTTATatttctatgaaaatatttcagttggcaaaaaatatttatatgattaagCCTTTGCTCTGAATGGTTAGGTACAGACGTAACTTATTttacatgatgtgatagggtttGAGGTACCCATTTTATAATCTACAGCAACTTGAGTATTTATAACTAGAAAGACGCAAATTTATTGATCGAAATCCGAGCCGGAACATCAGAAGCACGAACTCAAGTATATTGCCActagattaataatatttagacaAAATGCAAAATGATTATGTGGTGGAAAATGACTGCTTATGTCCATAAATTGTTTATGGtcgaaaaaaaatgcaaatcgATTATGTGGTGGTAAATAATTTCTATTGTCCATAAGCTGTTTATGGATCGTGTCGCTTATCACCTTAGCGTTTTTCTCAGGCCCGAGTGAAGAATTTTGAGACGTTTTCGAACTTGAAGCATAGTTATTAGTCCTTGCGAGAAGGCAAACCTCTAACGGTATGAAACGCAACAACATAGCATTCGGTTTAGATCGGTTTCCTATAGgtatgtgttgttttttttttattatcgaaCTCCGCAGTCAATACCGGTGGAAATCTATGAATatgatactggaatcccccggattagcgactgcagggccttGGAGgtaagttgggaggggataccTGGGGAAGAAAAAGGAACCTTCTTATGACGGgtggaggggagaaggccaggaagtGTTAGCAACCGCCAGGTATACACGCTGAACTATGTGCCTACAGCCGCGGTAAATGTCCAAATGTCCtgcatgcatgggcgtgcatttagAGTGAAAACCGAGCTCACAAGAATTGGCGTAGTctactataatttaataataattaaataagatcaAATTAGTAGCATGGAATTTGGTGCCCTgacatgttaataaaaatgtagaaattgTATAAGCATCGTATTAAATCATACGTTGAAACGTTTGATGTAAAGAACAATAAGACGCGCCACGAGCAGAGACCATTGAAACGAAAAAAATACAGAATCTTGTTCGAATTCGCGAACCGTTGTTGACACAGCTAAGTAGTCTCCCGCGACGCCTCGCTTCATTTGCATTTCTCTTAATCCCTgttatgaataaagaaaaattctCGGCGACGTTTTTAAACGTTTCCCGAGGCCTTAGCGTCTCCCGCGTAATGAAGAGCGCTGCCTGGATTAACcaccgcccgcgccgcgccgcctcgTGCCGCGGCGCGCACTTTCGCGACATTACACTTTTAATTTGAACGaatcttattattttcttttgttgatTTAAGCCCTCGAGTCGAGAGACGGGCCGAGACGTGACCTGCAGTGGAAAAATGCGATTGCCATCTAAAGCCAACCGTTTAAATGAACGAGATTGGAGCTTAAAAAGTATAATGGACGAGGGGGTGTGCGCGGCTCGCGGGCGGTGCGGGCGGCGATCTCGGGGGCGCAAGATGGCCGATTTGCGATTGAGATGAGACGACCCCCCCTGCCCGCGCGTCCACCCGCTAAGATCAAGCAATATAATTAAGTCGTCCGTTACATAAGTACCTACGCTGAAGCTCCTTAATAGCTATTATTTTTCTTCAATTGtcttcgattttattttatatgcactTGAGCGGATTTAACCTGCACCATATTGTAGACATGAGTCAGGTATCATATATGTGGGTAGTGAACACACCAAGGCTTTCATTTCtagaattttattatcttaGAATCTCTTACAATTATACTAAACAGTTCGATGAACATTAATCTACCGTAAACATTGTTTAAATCTTACATCCATTTATTTCAGACTTATTAAACTTTGCTACGAACATGCTACGAAAATCTCATGAAACTAATTCGTAGCGTTGTAGCTCTAGGCCAGTACATAGGATGGTGCGttgttaaataatgtaaaatggaAGTACTTTGTATGTAGAGGGTTTTATCCAACGTTTATGTATTCATAGTAACAGTTCAAGACTTACACTAGCACCACTCTTCAACTACGAAGAGAAGCTTTACTCAGACGTGTTGTTAACGCCAAATAGTCTTAACTCGACTCTTCCGCAGACGAATATAGATCTTAATTCGTGCTTTACAGAGTGTAAATCGGCTTAAAACGTAAATAACATAttggattatttttatgaaacgaTTCTAAAGGTTATACGTAGTGGTGGAGCGGCGCGTTCGGTTGACAAACCTGATCTGAGCACGTAATGAAAAATGACAAAACTGCAAGCTCTTACACTAGCTCTCGTATCCAACGAATGAGCTCCCTCtgtatatatactataaaaagaGGAAGTCTCTTAGCAATTCTACGAAACGTGGTTGCAAGATATAAgttaaaatggtttttattgTGGTAATGTGGAACTGTTATACTTCGGTGTGACGAAGGTAagcgtttattttaaagtgagtgaatactaaatattattttagaaattaccataatatgaagtagattaaaatttgttaatagCAAAAAGTAGTGATATCTAATGCTAATAATATGTGTTGGACAAATTTAGAacacatcaaaataatttagaaatacttAGTTTACGATTTCTTGGAATACCGACAATATCACAATGAATATATTAAGTAACAAAACTCTAAAACAATATGAACTTCAATAAAGGTATTACATATTTAACTAAACACACATCTCACATTTGTcaccaaaggggtaggcagaggtgaacCCCTTGCATCCACGTTTCGTCAAGGGTGTTACATCTcacgatgtgataggaggcgagcttatcgctATGTCGACCACAAATTTACGACTCCGGTTTGTTACTGAATACAATTACTACGCTACCTATATAGTCACAATAATGTAAAAGTCCACAAAAAAGGACATTCAGTAGGTCTAGCGTTGAAAGGGGttcaaaaataaagaatataatatatttttgtattgttttgaatgacgagacgagcttgccgttcgcttgatggtaagcgatacgaccgcccgtaaacagtagaaacactatcgaatatcttgaattacaaattattgtttggtattccactgagctCGCCATCCTAACATATgggattttaagtcttattatgtctagtagttacactggctacaatatccttcaaaccagagcacaacagtgactacactgctgcgtggcgataaaaactaaaaaattgcggtggtacctacccaggcggactcttacatatgacaGAACTACCACCAGTCTTATAATTTCTATCTTAAGCAATTATGtcattgtttgtaattattactaCCACAAATTCAACCGAAAAAATCACAATGTAGAATCGCGAGCGACGACCGCAGTTCATCCGTTAAAAGAGGCGCACTGATCGTCTATCGCGAagacaaaacaaaatgtaataaagcCTTTCCTTTGAAGAGCTCTAGAATAAGGAAAAGTTGAGAAGTATCAGAGGGGGGCACGACCGCAACCCCACCTGCGACACCCAAAAAATACGGCATAAATGAGTCGAAGGGCTGCCACTTCAGACGCGAAATTTCAGCCATACTTCCAAACCTATAATCCCTCATA
Encoded proteins:
- the LOC115444976 gene encoding THAP domain-containing protein 1-like, with product MVNTCVVRGCKQESYPGCGISFHRIPVNKEWRALWVDAMNLDTNVTKTACVCSLHFTDDAYLTVAKNKLKPQAVPSVLPKIVPQSNKITVLRIQKLKGVSFLHTSSSSHITVVGTSYERRGPSSKRDDVEISGEPPSKKNKKEESSNKYYIWYNCS